One Bacteroidota bacterium genomic window carries:
- a CDS encoding phospholipase A, whose amino-acid sequence MGQASDSMQQIGITDISQVNQGNSYITFPMDIGNIEPLWFEGNLIPNFYLRQSKNSRLVGVITPQVIIRMYQEESSPVRTPSYIPQFTLYFRLNNNKFLNNTSVFGRIAHHSNGQDGDFFLGNGDANTKSGDFSTNYFEGGLIKTNFNKRLNAFQFFKSSLEVHPQSWSADELEGIYSMVRWHNAFSIFKLSNKNIDQKQRSANISLKGEAI is encoded by the coding sequence ATGGGGCAAGCAAGCGACTCAATGCAGCAGATTGGAATCACTGATATATCTCAGGTGAATCAAGGGAATAGTTATATTACTTTTCCTATGGATATTGGTAATATTGAACCCCTTTGGTTCGAAGGGAATTTAATTCCAAACTTTTACCTCAGGCAAAGTAAAAACTCTAGATTGGTGGGAGTAATTACGCCACAAGTTATTATCAGAATGTACCAAGAAGAGTCGTCTCCAGTTCGTACTCCGAGTTATATACCCCAATTTACTTTGTATTTTCGTTTAAATAATAATAAATTTTTAAATAACACAAGTGTTTTCGGTCGAATTGCCCATCATTCCAATGGTCAGGATGGCGATTTTTTCCTTGGTAACGGAGATGCTAACACAAAATCAGGTGACTTTTCCACAAACTATTTTGAAGGCGGGCTAATAAAAACAAATTTCAATAAACGGCTTAATGCTTTTCAGTTTTTTAAATCATCTTTAGAGGTTCACCCACAAAGTTGGTCTGCTGATGAACTCGAAGGAATATACAGTATGGTTCGTTGGCACAATGCATTTTCGATATTTAAACTTTCTAATAAAAATATCGACCAAAAGCAGCGGTCTGCTAATATTTCGTTAAAAGGTGAGGCGATTTGA
- a CDS encoding DUF2141 domain-containing protein: protein MVQFALYNKEGSIPDENFKKCYKIVKANIVNGSSTITFHSIPSGKYAVNILHDENNNSKIDKGFILPKEGIGFSNFKTIGLSNRPNFEKASFILNSNKVLMILRWYIYSQMV from the coding sequence ATAGTGCAGTTTGCTTTGTACAATAAAGAAGGTTCTATTCCTGACGAGAATTTTAAGAAATGCTATAAAATAGTGAAAGCTAATATTGTAAATGGTTCATCTACAATAACATTTCACAGTATTCCGTCAGGTAAATATGCTGTAAATATCTTACATGATGAAAATAACAATAGTAAAATTGATAAAGGATTTATACTCCCAAAAGAAGGTATAGGATTTTCAAATTTTAAAACGATAGGACTCTCAAACAGACCCAATTTTGAAAAAGCCTCTTTTATACTTAATAGCAATAAAGTACTGATGATATTAAGATGGTATATCTATAGCCAAATGGTATGA
- a CDS encoding metallophosphoesterase, with product MGDIADFGLPKQYLWANSYLLKLNFPYFVVIGNHDLVGNGSQAYLEMFGVLNYSFIYNSIKFVFINTNSREFKYSGDVPDIQWLDNQLQPNFDFTMAVVVFHVQPTDADFDASLEEDFHNSLSRYNNVLFTVHGHSHGHEIYYPYADSITYVNVFGVENKKYNLIKISNNQFEVETVEF from the coding sequence GTGGGCGATATTGCCGATTTTGGGTTGCCTAAACAGTATTTGTGGGCTAATTCATACTTGCTTAAATTAAATTTTCCTTATTTTGTTGTTATCGGGAATCACGATTTGGTGGGCAACGGTTCGCAAGCTTATCTTGAAATGTTTGGTGTATTAAATTATAGCTTTATATACAACAGCATTAAATTCGTTTTTATAAATACAAATAGCCGTGAGTTTAAATATAGTGGTGATGTTCCTGATATTCAGTGGTTAGACAACCAATTGCAACCAAATTTTGATTTTACTATGGCAGTTGTGGTATTTCATGTCCAGCCAACAGATGCTGATTTCGATGCATCTCTCGAAGAGGATTTCCACAACTCCTTATCACGTTACAATAATGTATTATTCACCGTACATGGTCACTCGCATGGTCACGAAATATATTATCCTTATGCTGATAGCATTACCTATGTTAATGTTTTTGGCGTAGAAAACAAAAAATACAATTTGATAAAAATATCCAATAATCAATTTGAAGTTGAAACAGTTGAATTTTAA